In Vanrija pseudolonga chromosome 4, complete sequence, a single window of DNA contains:
- the NSA2 gene encoding Ribosome biogenesis protein NSA2 — MQNDYMDEHRRRHGRRMDYEEKKRKREAREVHKQSQVTQKMVGHKAKMHHAKRHAEKIQMKKKLKAHDERNVKQKDDGAVKEGALPAYLLDREGQKDAKALSTAIKDRRKDKAAKYSVPLPKVRGIAEEEMFKVLKTGKHKNKSWKRMVNKATFVGEGFTRKPVKLERFVRPMALRMTKANVTHPELKTTFQLPILGVKKNPQSPLYTSLGVLTKGTIVEVNVSELGMVTTGGKVVWSKYAQITNNPENDGCINSVLLV, encoded by the exons ATG CAGAACGATTACATGGATGAGCACCGTAGGCGTCATGGTCGCCGTATGGACTACGAGGAGAAGAA gcgcaagcgcgaggcgcgtgaGGTCCACAAGCAGTCGCAGGTGACGCAGAAGATGGTCGGCCACAAGGCCAAGATGCACCACGCCAAGCGTCACGCCGAGAAGATCCAGATGAAGAAGAAGCTCAaggcgcacgacgagcgcaacGTCAAGCagaaggacgacggcgccgtcaaggAGGGCGCGCTGCCCGCCTACCTGCTCGACCGCGAGGGCCAGAAG GATGCCAAGGCCCTCTCGACGGCCATCAAGGACCGCAGGAAAGACAAGGCGGCAAAGTACTCTGTGCCGCTGCCAAAGGTCCGCGGTattgccgaggaggagatgtTCAAGGTCCTCAAGACGGGCAAGCACAAGAACAAGAGCTGGAAGCGCATGGTCAACAAGGCGACCTTTGTCGGCGAGGGCTTCACCCGCAAGCCGGTCaagctcgag CGCTTCGTCCGCCCTATGGCTCTGCGTATGACCAAGGCCAACGTCACACACC CCGAGCTCAAGACCACGTTCCAGCTCcccatcctcggcgtcaagaAGAACCCCCAGTCGCCACTATACACCTCGCTCGGTGTCCTCACCAAGGGTACCATTGTCGAGGTCAACGTCTCCGAGCTGGGTATGGTCACCActggcggcaaggtcgtctGGTCGA AGTACGCCCAGATCACAAACAACCCAGAAAACGACGGCTGCATCAACTCGGTCCTTCTTGTTTAG
- the DPH2 gene encoding 2-(3-amino-3-carboxypropyl)histidine synthase subunit 2, whose protein sequence is MASADAFYTSAAVALEEEVGEGAAAGPSSMGDAAAALSLAEAFDVENTAKLILEGGYKTIGLQFPDELLPSSVAVYRALQRLVGASGAQTYVLADSTHGACCPDVLSCLHLPADFLVHYGHACLTPTDALPVHYVFPRRSLDVAAAAEALRAVSTDEVAEKRGIVVVWDVAYDWHAEDIVRELSAAVDVPISFATISRPSTLPKPDADADAKGKAPALRSIQPPAGVEMADAVVWYIGEEGRSLLNLQMTHATNPLFAYAPETGAFAVHPRSSRLLQKRLFALHSALAADVFGLVVGNIGLASSKPVVEELRLALKRAQKKSYTLSVGRLNPAKLANFAEIECFVLIGCAEGGVVDSKDYLRPMITPYELTLALKGTEHIWDPSKWTLDLDAVLDAAKEESERLKDKGDESEEELEFSLVTGKYRTRRKFGAGQEDSNATLLVEGTKELTLRNQDTSLAKLESAGSMFLQSRSFQGLEARYGLDEPAVLEQGRSGIARGYTEEK, encoded by the exons ATGGCCTCCGCAGACGCATTCTACACCTCAGCAGCGGTAGCACTGGAagaggaggtcggcgagggcgccgccgccggcccatCAAGCATGGGCGatgcggcggccgcgctgtcgctcgccgaggcgttcGACGTCGAGAACACGGCCAAGCTGATCCTCGAGGGGGGCTACAAGACG ATCGGCCTCCAGTTccccgacgagctcctcccGTCCTCGGTCGCAGTATACCGCGCGCTCCAGCGCCtggtcggcgcgtcgggcgcccAGACCTACGTCCTGGCCGACTCGACGCACGGGGCGTGCTGCCCCGACGTGCTGAGCTGCCTGCATTTGCCGGCGGATTTCCTGGTGCACTACGGGCATGCTTGCCTGACTCC AACCGACGCCCTGCCCGTCCACTACGTCTTTCCGCGACGAAGCCTCGACGTTGCCGCGGCCGCTGAGGCGCTCCGCGCCGTGAGCAcggacgaggtggcggagAAACGCGGCATCGTGGTGGTCTGGGACGTTGCGTACGACTggcacgccgaggacattGTGCGAGAGCTTAGCGCCGCAGTCGACGTGCCGATTTCGTTTGCCACCATCAGCCGGCCAAGCACCCTGCCcaagcccgacgccgacgccgacgccaagggcaaggccccTGCTCTGCGGAGTATCCAGCCCCCCGCGGgcgtcgagatggccgacgccgtcgtgtGGTACattggcgaggagggtcgGTCGCTGCTCAACCTGCAGATGACCCACGCCACCAACCCG CTCTTCGCCTACGCGCCCGAAACCGGCGCATTCGCCGTGCACCCACGCAGCTCGCGCCTACTCCAGAAGCGCCTGTTCGCCCTGCACTCGGCactcgctgccgacgtctTTGGTCTCGTCGTTGGCAACATTGGCCTGGCGTCGTCCAAGCCcgttgtcgaggagctgcggtTGGCACTGAAGAGAGCGCAGAAGAAGAGCTATACGTTGTCTGTGGGCCGGCTCAACCCCGCCAAGCTGGCCAACTTTGCCGAGATCGAGTGCTTTGTGCTCATTGGCTGTGCGGAGGGTGGTGTTGTCGATTCCAAG GACTACCTCCGGCCAATGATCACGCCGTACGAGCTCAccctcgcgctcaagggcACCGAGCACATCTGGGACCCGTCCAAGTGGACACTGGACCTTGATGCGGTGCTCGAtgcggccaaggaggagtCTGAGCGTCTCAAGGACAAGGGGGACGagtcggaggaggagctcgagttTTCGCTCGTGACGGGCAAATACCGCACGCGGAGGAAGTTTGGCGCCGGCCAGGAGGACAGCaacgcgacgctgctcgtcgagggcaCCAAGGAGCTCACGCTGCGTAACCAGGACACGTCgctggccaagctcgagtcCGCAGGTAGCATGTTCCTCCAGTCGCGCAGCTTCCAGGGGCTGGAGGCGAGGTATGGTCTCGACGAGCCTGCCGTGCTGGAGCAGGGGCGTAGCGGTATTGCTCGTGGTTATACCGAGGAGAAGTAG
- the sgd1 gene encoding Suppressor of glycerol defect protein 1 has product MSFRGGRGRGRGGGSRYGGPRLPSTLIDEVNATYGTSHRQTGVRARKDARKEARRGGPRPQQGRPQTQPNRRQVESDDEDDEPARPPPSAKAKGKRRISPEAEPEPEPARKKAKSKSAFKDEEEEDAPESNRKDKGKKKKKKEIVLPGEDAGDAEDGEIAWLEYMLANEKKGDDELSDGLDDLLGFAGKLGPGGKGLARGEVSDDDDDSDLDGSFGGGLEFDIGSDDEVDLDEEDDESGDEEDEDESAEEEDEDEEDDGDDESEDADDDEEESEEQDAETNAVADPPAPDTAPEAAPAGRYIPPHLRAAALAEKSAGDGAKALERIKLERKAQGLLNKLSEANIESILAEIEKLFSDYSRNEVTSTITTLVIQMIGAKANLLDSFVVLYATLVGALHRVVGIEFGAHFVQTLVKKFHALAESNAAATSTAAEQDDAETDAAKEAFNLLTLIAELYNSGVVGAGLIYDLIRGYIDDVMAERSVEGLLKILKCCGSQLRSDDPASLKDIVGLVQERTRGKEKEMSTRAKFLVETMVNVRNGKTKGLGAERDDVTRMRKFLSGLGKKRRLLAPEPLRVGLQDLLNADARGRWWIVGAGWSGNPLVEKAAELAAAGKPVKEKKKDREDEEVLLELARKQGMNTDVRRSVFVVLLTSEDYVHACDRLDAFRLTDVQQREFVRVTLHCCGMEKTYNPYYTLVLNNLCANSYDHRFTLQYALWDLLRELHDGGVTDHRAANVAKTLAFLVGRGSIDLTIIKAVDFTDLSKGTRKFLNSLLRGVLVATQTPSPLLTLPKAFNPKKNTDIEVIEEVFDRTLSNPELAGGLAWVMQSIQKTPGTGTGEREAEVIKLGSAAAIGVLARAI; this is encoded by the exons ATGTCATTTAGAGGTGGACGAGGTaggggacgaggaggtggatCCAGGTATGGTGGTCCCCGACTCCCCTCTACTCTGATCGACGAGGTCAACGCGACATACG GCACATCTCATCGCCAGActggcgtgcgcgcgaggaaAGACGCCCGCAAGGaggcgcgacgaggggggcCAAGGCCTCAACAAGGCCGCCCTCAGACTCAGCCAAACCGCCGCCAAGTCGAGtctgatgacgaggacgacgagccggcccGACCTCCACCATCAGCCAAGGCAAAGGGCAAGCGACGAATCTCGCCCGAGGcggagcccgagcccgagccagcacgcaagaaggccaagtcaaagtcggccttcaaggacgaggaagaggaagatgcTCCTGAGTCCAATCGCAAGGACAaggggaagaagaagaagaagaaagAGATCGTGCTGCCCGGGGAAGATGCCggggatgccgaggacgggGAGATTGCCTGGCTCGAGTACATGCTCGCGAATGAGAAGAAGGGCGATGACGAGCTGAGTGATGGTCTTGATG ATCTCCTGGGCTTTGCAGGCAAGCTGGGGCCGGGTGGCAAGGGGCTGGCTCGCGGCGAGgtcagtgacgacgacgacgacagcgacctcgacggaAGCTTTGGCGGCGGTCTCGAGTTTGACATCGGAAGCGACGATGAGGTTGATcttgacgaggaagatgatgagagcggcgatgaggaggacgaggacgagagtgcagaggaggaagatgaagatgaggaggacgacggagacgatgagagcgaggacgccgacgatgacgaggaggagagcgaaGAGCAGGACGCCGAGACCAACGCTGTCGCCGACCCCCCAGCACCCGATACTGCACCCGAAGCCGCACCAGCAGGGCGCTACATCCCGCCACACCTTCGTGCAGCCGCACTTGCTGAGAAGTCGGCGGGTGACGgtgccaaggcgctcgaACGCATCAAGTTGGAGCGCAAGGCCCAGGGTCTTCTCAACAA ACTGAGTGAGGCCAATATCGAGTCTATTCTCGCCGAGATTGAGAAGCTCTTCTCCGACTACAGCAGGAATG AGGTCACTTCCACCATCACAACCCTCGTCATCCAGATGATtggcgccaaggccaacctcCTCGACTCGTTTGTGGTCCTGTACGCGaccctcgtcggcgccctccACCGTGTTGTCGGAATCGAGTTTGGTGCCCACTTTGTGCAGACCCTGGTTAAGAAGTTCCACGCCTTGGCGGAGAGCAACGCTGCGGCCACTAGTACGGCTGCAGAGCAGGATGATGCCGAGACGGatgccgccaaggaggcaTTCAATCTCCTCACCCTCATTGCCGAGCTGTACAACTCTGGCGTTGTGGGAGCCGGCCTCATCTACGATCTCATCCGAGGATACATTGACGACGTCATGGCTGAGCGCAGTGTCGAGGGATTGCTCAAGATTCTCAAGT GTTGTGGCTCGCAACTGCGTTCGGATGACCCGGCAAGCTTGAAGGACATTGTCGGTCTCGTTCAGGAGCGCACCCgcggcaaggagaaggagatgTCCACACGTGCCAAGTTCTTGGTCGAGACCATGGTCAACGTGAGGAACGGCAAGAccaagggcctcggcgcAGAGCGAGACGATGTTACGAGAATGCGCAAGTTCCTCTCCGGTTTGGGCAAGAAGCGGAGGCTGTTGGCCCCAGAGCCGCTGCGAGTTGGTCTGCAGGACCTGCTCAACGCCGACGCTCGCGGTCGCTGGTGGATTGTCGGTGCCGGTTGGTCTGGTAATCCCCTTGTTGAGAAGGCTGcggagctcgccgcggctggcAAGCCTgtcaaggagaagaagaaggaccgcgaggacgaggaggtcctGCTGGAGCTTGCTCGCAAGCAGGGCATGAACACGGACGTGCGCCGTTCAGtgttcgtcgtcctcctcacgAGCGAGGACTATGTGCACGCGTGCGACCGGCTAGACGCCTTCCGTCTGACCGAcgtccagcagcgcgagTTTGTCCGCGTAACACTGCACTGCTGTGGAATG GAGAAGACGTACAACCCGTACTACACCCTTGTGCTCAACAATCTCTGCGCCAACAGCTACGACCACCGGTTTACGCTGCAGTACGCTCTGTGGGACCTGCTAcgcgagctgcacgacggTGGTGTGACAGATCACCGGGCTGCCAACGTGGCCAAGaccctcgccttcctcgtcggccggggCAGCATCGACCTGACCATTATCAAGGCCGTCGACTTTACCGACCTGTCCAAGGGCACGCGCAAGTTCTTGAACTCGCTGCTGCGGGGTGTTCTCGTCGCCACTCAGACCCCCTCACCGCTCCTCACATTGCCCAAGGCGTTCAACCCCAAGAAGAACACGGACATTGAGGTCATCGAAGAGGTGTTTGACCGGACACTGAGCAaccccgagctcgctggAGGCCTTGCGTGGGTGATGCAGAGCATCCAGAAGACGCCAGGCACGGGTactggcgagcgcgaggctgaGGTGATCAAGCTGGGATCCGCCGCTGCCATTGGCGTGCTGGCCCGCGCCATCTAG
- the cct6 gene encoding T-complex protein 1 subunit zeta, with translation MSSSLELINPRAESVRRTQALQVNTAGAVGLANVVKSNLGPRGTIKMLVDGSGQIKMTKDGKVLLSEMQIQNPTAAMIARTAVAQDEQVGDGTTSVVLLVGELLKQADRYISEGVHPRVIGEGFDLAKKEALSFLDSFKLNVPLDRANLIQVAHTSLSTKLHAKLAQKLSADAVDAVLAIQPPAPPADATGVAAHREPIDLHMIEIMKMQHRTDTDTQLVRGLVMDHGARHPDMPKRVENAYILTLNVSLEYEKTEVNSGFFYSSAEQRSKLVESERRFVDDKLRKIVEFKNHVCDVAVGSDEKPKGFVIINQKGIDPMSLDVLAKNGILALRRAKRRNMERLQLACGGIAQNSVDDLTPDVLGWAGLVYEHTLGEEKYTFVEEVENPKSVTMLIKGPNAHTMTQIQDALRDGFRAVKNAIEDNALIPGAGAFEVACSAHLQTALKSKAKGRSKLGVLAFAEALLIIPKTLAANGGFDVQDAIVGLQQEAEETDDPVGLDLRSGEPMNPVTEGVWDNYRVKRQMLHSSSVIAVNLLGTDEILRAGRSSLKPDAPGP, from the exons ATGTCTTCAAGTCTCGAGCTCATCAACCCTCGCGCTGAGAGCGTCAGGCGGACGCAGGCGCTGCAGGTCAACACT GCTGGTGCTGTTGGTCTTGCCAACGTCGTCAAGAGCAACCTTG GTCCTCGCGGTACCATCAAGATGCTTGTCGACGGCTCTGGCCAGATCAAGATGACCAAG gacggcaaggtcctcCTTTCGGAGATGCAGATCCAG aaccccaccgccgccatgaTCGCGCGtaccgccgtcgcccaggacgagcaggtcggTGACGGTACCACCTCGGTTgttctccttgtcggcgagctcctcaagcAGGCCGACCGCTACATCTCGGAGGGTGTCCACCCCCGTGTCATCGGCGAGGGCTTTGACCTCGCGAAGAAGGAGGCTCTTTCG TTCCTCGACTCGTTCAAGCTCAACGTCCccctcgaccgcgccaaCCTGATCCAGGTCGCCCAcacctcgctctcgaccaAGCTCCACGCCAAGCTTGCTCAGAAGCTCTCGGCTGacgctgtcgacgccgtcctcgctaTCCAGCCCCCTGCTCCTCCCGCTGACGCTACTGGCGTTGCTGCCCACCGCGAGCCCATCGACCTGCACATGATCGAGATTATGAAGATGCAGCACcgcaccgacaccgacacccaGCTCGTCCGCGGTCTCGTCATGGACCACGGTGCCCGCCACCCTGACATGCCCAAGCGTGTCGAGAACGCCTACATCCTTACCCTCAACGTGTCTCTCGAGTACGAGAAGACCGAGGTCAACTCTGGCTTCTTCTACTCGTCTGCCGAGCAGCGctccaagctcgtcgagtcgGAGCGCCGTTTCGTTGACGACAAGTTGAGGAAGATTGTCGAGTTCAAGAACCACGTTTGCGATGTTGCTGTCGGTTCGGACGAGAAGCCCAAGGGCTTTGTCATCATCAACCAGAAGGGTATCGACCCCATGTCCCTGGACGTTCTCGCCAAGAACGGCATCCTCGCTCTCCGTCGCGCCAAGAGGCGAAACATGGAGCGTCTTCAGCTCGCGTGTGGTGGTATTGCCCAGAactcggtcgacgacctcacCCCCGATGTTCTTGGTTGGGCCGGTTTGGTGTACGAGCAcaccctcggcgaggagaagtACACCTTTGTTGAGGAGGTTGAGAACCCCAAGAGTGTTACCATGCTCATCAAGG GCCCCAACGCCCACACCATGACCCAGATCCAGGATGCTCTCCGTGACGGCTTCCGTGCTGTCAAGAACGCCATTGAGGACAACGCTCTCATCCCCGGTGCAGGTGCCTTTGAGGTCGCGTGCTCGGCCCACCTCCAGACTGCGCTCAagtccaaggccaagggaCGCTCCAAGCTTGGTGTCCTTGCGTTtgccgaggccctcctcaTCATTCCCAAGACGCTGGCTGCCAACGGTGGCTTTGACGTCCAGGACGCCATTGTCGGACTGCagcaggaggccgaggagacggacGACCCCGTTGGTCTCGACCTGCGCTCTGGTGAGCCCATGAACCCCGTTACCGAGGGTGTTTGGGACAACTACCGCGTCAAGAGGCAGATGCTGCATTCTAGCTCTGTCATTGCCGTCAACCTCCTTGGCACTGACGAGATTCTCCGCGCTGGCCGATCGTC TTTGAAGCCTGATGCGCCTGGCCCCTAG
- the PXR1 gene encoding Protein PXR1, whose translation MGLAERKVKQRIGYDPRNLTWSNDKDRFSFKHMQSLGWDDSKGIGKDQQGSKSHIAVAQKLDNSGIGMGRARKEGQDLSAGAGQAGAGLADVLARLAAAKSASASPAPSHEPSPAPESGSGSPGPSAMRNKIASRQKHLHSKRLATQNAAALAEILGVPVSSLPSSPAPSTPGTPAAESAPESPVESGASTPTESSDRNVYETISTSTVSVSDYFRQKLREKALARQAASGSSTPLPAMSEGSLAVPKDEVKVAIGGVAWEGSKMAFAEVTEEVVLGDLGADAPAIPKEEKKKDKKGKRKSEAVSSEAATPDATGPSTPADDKAAKKARKEEKRARKEEKAAEKAAKKAAKEAKASKSSSPDTGDKKKRKRDEGEDGERKRKSRSE comes from the exons ATGGGTCTCGCAGAGCGCAAGGTCAAGC AACGCATCGGGTACGACCCCCGCAACCTGACATGGTCGAACGACAAGGACCGCTTCTCGTTCAAGCACATGCAGTCGCTGGGCTGGGACGACTCCAAAGGCATCGGCAAGGACCAACAGGGCAGCAAGAGCCACATTGCCGTCGCGCAGAAGCTCGACAACTCGGGTATCGGCatgggccgcgcgcgcaaggaggGCCAGGACTTgagcgctggcgccgggcAGGCTggtgccggcctcgccgacgtgctcgctcgtctggccgctgccaagtcggcgagcgcgtcgcctgCTCCGTCGCACGAGCCGAGCCCCGCGCCCGAGTCTGGATCTGGGAGCCCCGGTCCGTCTGCGATGAGGAACAAGATTGC CTCGCGCCAGAAGCACCTCCACTCCAAGCGCCTGGCGACGCAGaacgccgctgcgctcgccgagattctcggcgtgcccgtcTCATCGCTGCCCTCGTCTCCTGCTCCGTCCACCCCCGGCACGCCCgctgccgagtcggcgcccgagtcgcccgTCGAGAGCGGCGCTTCCACACCAACAGAGAGCTCCGACCGCAATGTCTACGAgaccatctcgacgtcgaccgtgtccgtgtccgaCTACTTTAGGCAAAAGCTGCGCGAGAAGGCCCTGGCacggcaggcggcgagcggcagctCGACACCACTGCCCGCCATGTCCGAGGGCAGCCTGGCTGTCCccaaggacgaggtcaaggtggCCATTGGAGGTGTGGCCTGGGAGGGGTCCAAGATGGCCTTTGCGGAGGTGACCGAGGAGGttgtcctcggcgacctgggTGCCGACGCGCCTGCGATCCcgaaggaggagaagaagaaggacaagaagggcaagcgcAAGAGCGAGGCGGTTTCGAGcgaggccgcgacgcccgacgcTACTGGGCCAAGTACTccggccgacgacaaggcagccaagaaggcgcgcaaggaggagaagcgtgcacgcaaggaggagaaggcggccgagaaggctgCGAAGAAGGCAgccaaggaggccaaggcaTCAAAATCGTCGTCACCCGACACTGGGGACAAGAAaaagcgcaagcgcgacgagggcgaggacggcgagcgcaagcgcaagtcGAGGTCAGAGTAG
- the An02g11890 gene encoding Beta-glucuronidase yields the protein MIGACLWLLAALTPINALTLYTPTSTVTTITITPTQAATANPPVWTGHAAYDPTVLTPPAPPSPPVTHVDVPIPADPVGAGFQLSIPQHGNFLGFSIELSVATAVLGKNAGKLEPAFLNYLVNIKNRARAGPIIRVGGNTQDSSSLSLTPFADGLAVEKIKQGPTVTSTPIINYSEDLLYLMANITSLVGTDWFLGLPFNSTSISTHDAALVAKTALSVLGPKLRALSLGNEPDLYAGHEERSSDYTLQSYLGEFTQVKTDVLSSISNQALLAGPSICCSVQGFDIGDILSAGWLISNAPSLSYVTVQRYPYNNCGVNGKVVDPQAIFQSYLSHTGPQSLTSLYLDASTAAQALGKPIVMQEMNTASCGGFPGVSDSFGAALWMADWSLQLAWANFSAALMHVGGQNVYYNVSGGEEGHGVARWWQSTVAVTIADLLTPLSPSPPPASSKTGNGWTTGSVYYSTLVVAEALGSANTSQVIDLFGSSNTSSLNPAYIIYEGGIPVRAVLFNYVSDPTGASDYTAAIHINGSTIGDHVSVRYLRSQHISEHNNITWAGQTLGPDFQGDGRLYGTVDTQQVACSNGACNVVVPAPSIALVFLTDTSLNESTPIPDAVATFRTSIIGHGSATVDPKALETSNGSKGGMLGTSGGKHNKSGAGRTRAGPVVAALAASLLLSTML from the exons ATGATTGGGGCCTGCTTGTGgctcctcgcggccctcACGCCCATCAACGCTCTCACTCTTTACACACCCACCAGCACGGTAACGACCATCACCATCACGCCGACCCAGGCGGCCACGGCAAACCCCCCTGTATGGACCGGCCATGCTGCCTACGACCCGACCGTCCTCACTCCCCCAgcacccccctcccctcccgtTACGCACGTTGACGTACccatccccgccgacccAGTTGGTGCAGGCTTCCAACTGTCCATCCCGCAGCACGGAAACTTTCTCGGATTCTCCATCGAGCTGTCGGTCGCCACGGCCGTCCTGGGCAAAAATGCGGGCAAGCTCGAGCCTGCCTTCTTGAATTACCTCGTCAACATCAAGAaccgcgcccgcgccggccccaTCATCCGTGTCGGCGGCAACACGCAGGACTCGAGTAGTCTCTCGCTCACTCCGTTTGCCGATGGCCTGGCCGTCGAGAAAATCAAGCAGGGGCCAACGGTCACCTCCACGCCTATTATCAACTACTCGGAGGACCTCCTTTATCTCATGGCTAATATCACCTCGCTTGTCGGTACCGACTGGTTCCTTGGCCTGCCATTCAACTCGACGAGTATTAGcacccacgacgccgcgctcgtcgccaagacGGCCTTATCGGTTCTTGGCCCAAAGCTGCGTGCCCTGTCCCTCGGTAACGAGCCTGACCT CTATGCTGGACATGAAGAACGAAGCTCGGATTATACCCTCCAGTCCTATCTTGGCGAGTTTACGCAAGTGAAGACAGATGTCCTCAGTTCCATCTCGAATCAAGCTCTACTGGCCGGACCTTCGATCTGCTGTTCGGTTCAAGGCTTTGACATTGGCGACATTCTCAGCGCGGGATGGCTGATCAGCAATGCTCCCTCCCTGTCCTACGTCACGGTCCAGCGCTACCCGTACAACAATTGTGGTGTCAATGGCAAGGTTGTCGACCCCCAAGCCATCTTCCAGAGCTATCTGTCCCATACCGGTCCTCAAAGCCTGACGTCGCTCTACCTCGACGcttccaccgccgcccaggcaCTCGGCAAGCCCATCGTTATGCAGGAGATGAACACGGCCAGTTGTGGTGGTTTCCCCGGTGTCAGTGACAGtttcggcgccgcgctgtgGATGGCAGACTGGTCGCTCCAGCTTGCGTGGGCAAACTTTTCCGCCGCCCTCATGCACGTCGGTGGTCAAAACGTCTACTACAATGTGAgtgggggggaggagggtcATGGGGTGGCCAGGTGGTGGCAGTCGACGGTGGCGGTGAC GATCGCCGACCTGCTGACACCCCTCAGCCCTTCACCCccccccgcctcctccaAGACTGGTAACGGCTGGACCACTGGCTCTGTCTACTACTCtaccctcgtcgtcgccgaggccctcggctcggccaACACTTCCCAGGTCATCGACCTGTTCGGTTCTTCCAACACCAGCAGCCTCAACCCCGCCTACATCATCTACGAAGGCGGTATCCCTGTCCGCGCTGTGCTGTTCAACTACGTCTCCGACCCCACCGGCGCGTCAGACTACACTGCTGCCATCCACATCAACGGTAGCACGATCGGTGACCACGTCAGTGTGCGCTATCTCAGGTCTCAGCACATTTCCGAGCACAACAACATTACCTGGGCGGGACAGACGCTCGGCCCTGACTTTCAAGGCGACGGCCGACTGTACGGCACTGTCGACACGCAACAAGTCGCGTGCAGCAACGGCGCGTgcaacgtcgtcgtgccTGCGCCATCCATTGCGCTCGTGTTCCTCACCGACACCTCGCTCAACGAGTCGACCCCGATCCCAGACGCTGTTGCCACATTCCGAACCTCGATCATTGGCCATGGTTCCGCCACAGTCGACCCCAAGGCTCTCGAAACCAGTAACGGTTCAAAGGGCGGTATGCTGGGCACCTCTGGAGGCAAGCACAACAAGTCTGGCGCTGGACGCACCCGGGCTggccccgtcgtcgctgccctcgctgctagcctcctcctctccacAATGCTCTAG